In the genome of Streptomyces sp. P3, the window GTGCCGTGGCGGAAGGTCTCGTCGAACATCGTGATGCCGACCGCGGCCGCCACCACCGGGTTGACCACGGTCAGCGTGGCCAGCGGCGCGGCGAGGCCCGCGCCCCGGTAGGCGGCCTGGGAGAGCATCATGCCGGCCGTGGCCAGCACCCCGATCACGGCCAGCGAGGGGATGTCGGCCGCCGAGACACCGCCCGTCCAGTCGACCGCGACGGTCTTGGTGAACACCGACGACATGCCGAACGCGATGCCCGAGGCGGTGGCCAGCAGCACGCTGCGGACCACCGGGTGCCGGTGCGCGGCCCGCCCGGCGACCATCAGGGCCACCACCGCGCCGGCGGTGACCACGGCCACCGTGACCCGCTGCGCGGTGGTCAGCGACTGTGCGTCGGATGCCCCGACCAGGGACAGCAGACCCGCGAGACCGACCGTCGCCATGATCGCGCCCCGCCAGGCCGTGGCCCCGGCTCGGCGGCCGACGAACAGCGCGGCCATGGGCAGCGCGAACACGATCGTCAGCGCGCCCAGCGGCTGGACCAGGCTGAGCGGGCCGTAGGCGAGCGCCACCACGTGAAGGAGTCCGCCGAGACCGTTCAGCGCGACCGCGGCCCACCACCCCGGGCGGCGCAGCGGAGCGTATTCCTCGACGGGCGAGGACACCGCGACCTGCTCCTGCACGATCGCCCCGGCGGCGTACGCGACAGCGGAGACGAGCGACAGGACCACGGACAACGCGAGGGCGCTCATGAGCTGCTCCTCTGCGTGAGGCGGGGGCACACGGCCCGGCGCGGCGAACGGTCGGCTCTCATAACCAACACGATGCCTTGTCGATCTGTTCCCGTCGTCGTCCCTGAGCACGCATTGGGTCCTACTGCCGATGGAGTAGGACGGGCCCTGGGTCCTCCCTCAGGCGGGTGACGGACCAGGGATCCCCCTGACCCCGACCCCTACCCTCCTTGGTACTACTGCACTTCGTGGACCTCGACCCCGAACTCGCCCTGCTCCGCCCGTTGGGCGGCTTCTTCGCCCTGCGCACCCCACTAGGGAGCCCAGGAGAGCACGACCGGCGGCCGCCCACCCTCGCGCAGGCCTACGCGCCGGCCGCGACGGGGGCTCCGGGGTGCGCCGGAGCAAAACCTCACGACGATCCGCTGGCCTTTCGTGTCCGAAAAGTGACCCGTGCGCTGCGGGCCCCCGAGGAGCGGATCGGGGC includes:
- a CDS encoding DMT family transporter, translating into MSALALSVVLSLVSAVAYAAGAIVQEQVAVSSPVEEYAPLRRPGWWAAVALNGLGGLLHVVALAYGPLSLVQPLGALTIVFALPMAALFVGRRAGATAWRGAIMATVGLAGLLSLVGASDAQSLTTAQRVTVAVVTAGAVVALMVAGRAAHRHPVVRSVLLATASGIAFGMSSVFTKTVAVDWTGGVSAADIPSLAVIGVLATAGMMLSQAAYRGAGLAAPLATLTVVNPVVAAAVGITMFDETFRHGTTGTVLALGCAVVAAGGLILLTTERLQTTQTAQTQPDPASATAGAAAARKQTDTVKVVLPAPAAVLEAAVTAAPAAAKPRPVVAAGTDRLVAFSTADAEARPAENRHGDIRYDDARDDVNDLSDLDEDVHAERTAPVPAAVPPSLYTPLYGGLHIPVPVTVDRHRVRVKS